The region ATAAGCTAAAGCTACAAGCTCCACGGATTGATTGCCATTTACCTTTGTTTACATGTAACTCTAAGTCTAACTATAAACATGTATAATATGATTGGTAGCTGTACCATAAACtccaaaaacaaaaaaaaaacaaaaaagtAGAGGTCTGCGTCCTAAACTTGTCTATTCATCTGTGCCAGAGAGTCTCACCATACCAATAACATGGTGCAGAATAAGGTCACACATGGGATGACAATCACTGCTACAGGTAGCATCTTCGGGAAGGGCCCTTGGCCAAAAAACCCTACTGCGCGTTGGACGCACCAGCAGGACCACCATATCCAGAACTTGCACCACTAAAACTTCCATAGCTACTACCACCGATACAAGCAGAACCATACCAATAACCTGGTGCAGAATAACTTTGAAACCCATGACCACACATGAGATGGCAACCACTGCTACAGGTAGCATCTTCAGGAAGGGCCCTTTCAACTTCCACTTGTTTACCTTTTAAATCATTAAAAGACTTATGCGAAACCCAGTCAAAATCATCTTCAGAGCTCAAAGACCCTGCCTCACTCAATTTTTGAGGTAAACCTGAAACAAAGAATTTTCTTTTCTTGCTATTCTCAGCATCACGATATTTTCCACCGTCAGTGTGTTTCTTAGATTTTGAAACCTGTTCTTCCTTTTTAGACCTGGTCCTAGCCTCAACCTAGATAGAATAGTGATGGTTACCAAAAACGAACATACAGTAAAAATACAAAACACAAAAAACAATAATGATATAAAATTGAACATCTTCCTAACTTAAGTGAAACATAGATCAAAAGTATCAGTAAGATCATAGTTTCGTCATACAAACTAAACAAAGGTAGAGCTATAAAATGCAACCAAGGTCATACAGTAATGCTAGTTCAAGCATCAGAAAATAAAGTTAGGTGGTTACGTTGGTGGTCTTACGTGGATTGTGTATGCAAAGACGAGAATGTTTGCAAATGTGTCAGAGAATGATACAATATAATAGACAGGTGAGACGTGCATATTCATAGTACCAGCCTTCTGAGACCTTAATGAAGTAGGTGGCGGTTCTGTGAAATTGAAATTTTCAGTTGAGACTTTTATCACAATTTTTTTATAGCTATATAAGACTATTGTATTAAAATAAATAGACATGAATACATGCACAAGGCATACAAAAATATAAATACTGCATGGACAACTCCTATTAAAATTCAGTATCAATTATGTAACTACAAACAAACAAATTTGTGATATATAGTATAATGCGAAAATATCCAGTAAAGACAGTAATTTTAATGTGGAAATACCTTCAGCTGTTCAATTTTTGGTGAGATAAGGCTCTCACTATAAACATCAGCTTCAATACACCCACCAAAATTGTTAATATGAAGTACCTTGATCTCATTGTTCTTTGGGGTGTACACTATCATTTGAGAACCGAATTCGAGTAAAATCTCACCATTTGTTGACATGAATATTGGAATGATGAAGGTCCATTGGTGTACGGAATGGTAAATAATTTCGTCCACGAGTCTAATGAAGTGGTCAGCAGCCAACAGTCAGCATTGCTGGTCTCGTAGTTGCACAGTATCGAGAGACATTGCTTTAGAACCCCTAAGTTAAATCATAATCATTTCCAGGAAACTTGGGTGGCATAATTTCGCTATATGTTTCATTTTCTACATTAAATGACACAATGACCCAAGGCTCATTAGTATCAAATACCACTCCGAGATTAAAAACAGGTTTCTTACTAGCAAGCCAATTCAAAGATCCATTTACGAATTTTCCTGAATTATAAAAAGGAGATCCAAACGGAAAATCGGAAAGCCTCTGCCAACCCTCACCCTTACATACCTTTGTTTGAGTAACAAATTCCAAAACTTCATCACATGATGTGCACAAACAAACAACAAGAAATTTGTTTATGGATTCTGAATATGCAAACCCATAGACTTCATAACTCCCAGAAACCCCTCTACTAGAATTAGACAACTTCTCAGACTCTTTAGTGCAAGGATTCCATAGAATGATAGAACCATCATCAAAAGACAAACAGCTAACACCTCTACAACAACCAACAAGTATACCTTCAACATGGCTATTTCTCACAGGGGAAGGAAGATCATAACTAGTTGAAATTGCATTATCAAACAAAGAGTAAAGATACATAGTTTGTGCATTGAAAAAGGGAGTTTTGCACCTTACAAGAAGATGTGAATCGTCTTCTTTCCATAACAAAGTATGGGCTCTGATGAAATCAGAACTACAAATCAATCTCATCCAAGATTTACAAATAGCCCTCAATTTCAACAAGATACTGGCAGGTATCAAAAGGAGAATCACATACACAATTTCTTGAGGAAGCTCACAGCTGTTCTtgcttcttttccttcttttgcttCTGTGCCCTCTCTCCATTTTAATCAAAGAATTTATTTCGCTGTTTGGGTATTTCAATTGGGTAAGGATTTCAATTTTAGGGTTAAGATTGGAATCAAGAAGACAAGAAGTATGGGATTTTCAAATTTGGGTGTTTGTGAATGTAACGGGCAAACAACTCTGCATTTAGTATttcaattttcaattttatatttttatcagCCAATTTAAAGGTTTTCTATATTAATTTTTGTTGCACTCTGCCGAATAATAGGTTCagtttcatatttttatttatttataaaataaaattttaaatattaaaccCAACTCAAAAAAGGTATGAAATTTGTACCGTTTTAGATAAAAACCCGATTCAATCAGAGTAAACTGAAATGAATCTGATTTAGAGCTGATttattcaatttttaatttaaatttgaataaaattttaaattatctaatagtttattgaattaaaaaaaattaagtacGATTCcgaataaaattatatatttttacacCAAAATACGAAAAAGTATTTGAAAGTACATATCATTTGCCAGCAATTGTTGGCTCAGTTAAGTTAGTTAAAGAGAGTATAATTGTCCTCTTGATCACATGTTCGAATTCCATGTAAGGAGAATTTATAATTTTGCTTCCTGAACTAGAGTCTGTCGCTTAAGtgcggtttatcttggttcacgtaATTTGCAGGATATTGCGTGAGCCAGTGGGATTTACTCTGTGcacacccgaagggtagcggctgcgggtttcCTACGATTAAAAAAAAGGACATAtcatatttatttgttttataaaatattaattttaaattataataaatatgaATTTAAGTAACATATATTTTTTCTTATATATGTGCAATTTGCAATATATTGTGaaagatatatttttaaaaaacaGATTGTTAGGAACtgttgttattccctaacaatacaacaagaattacagaagggggattgaatgtaattatgcctacattttcaagattttaaaacagttctaactcgacagatatatatgtgtttgatttgcagattgcggaatgaagtagttatataaatcaaagcacaaagtaataaaaatacaagtttttaaaactttctggtggatttgaaagtatccaccagatatatatatatatatatatatatatatatatatatcgatttgagaactctgtgaagctcaaattggctcacagctgctttacaagttgaacaaacgAACTACATaaaaattcttgacaagtacagctttatctatttctcttctacaatgtgtttgcttagttatttgttctactagctacacttggtttatatatatatatatatatatatatatatatatatatatatatcgatttgagaactctgtgaagctcaaattggctcacagctgctttacaagttgaacaaacgAACTACATaaaaattcttgacaagtacagctttatctatttctcttctacaatgtgtttgcttagttatttgttctactagctacactttgtttatatatcaccaagtttacatggtaataagacaagataataaaataaaacatatctagcctaactccatcctgcttcactactctattccagcatctttgaaaatcttcataacttgcatgaaaatggtaatgcttctttgttctcaatttcctgctaaacaggcttccacattccttttgcaaacacccaacacatgtgactgtgttgtcactgtcaacagatatttgaattgatcattcgtcgggtacatgcttgttatccgtcgggtagctttgttgatcatccgtcgggtagctatgtcgatcatccgtcgggtagccatttgtcacttgactccatttcacttatgcagaataacaagatatctcatatttataattaatcaacctattctgcttatccactagtagtcaacatgactcatatgctcctacagaatttacacaaagttgtttgtagaaatgtgctacagatcttattattacataagctactcacccgatggatgtcaatttgtcatccgtcgggactataacaaaatatccgtcgggactataattgaacatccgtcgagtgctacaaaattcattaagttaaatctactaaggtgttttgtttaacttattgtcaagttcacaatatattcctaacaatctcccccaatttatgtctactggaattgtagccataaattaagagaaacttgatgataacaaaacaccaaAGACATACAGATTGAAAAGTAGTAGAGAAAACTGATAAGTTCTACtaaatttactgaaaattgaacaatgcaaagtatacaaagaatggctcacaataattatcaagatgctcctctagtctgagcagattaatctatttccttgattgtctggatttcttcccaagcctcatgttgttctcttctatctgattttggagttgtttgtggaattcaagttcatcagcttctaaGAGATCTAccatttcttgcatttccaatagagtctcattgctagagatactcaactggtcctccaatctgaagaatcttctaactcccttttcatctctgaattccatcagtCAATAAGGCCTCATATGCACTATCTTTCCTGttaagggaattgatagagttttagGAACTGCAtatttggctttattactcctcaactcctcaatcttctttagaactaatctccttgcagtcacattgtacccaaagttctttttgaaagatgagtagatctttatcagaacagattggctttctagaaggatcctgtgaagtggtcatatgatctcttttcctcccttgtatttgaataccggtctttcagggagatgtctatgagcatcaattcctctcacttcttccaattcatctaagtagaggtttatgtcagagaactccttgatgtcactgATATATAacatatctcccttgttgactgtagattgagGTTTgattagggtcttggatctaagagtcacatGTTTCACTTTCTTGTTTGCTctaatctttgtcttctttgccttgttgaagataggaaagttcagctcaggaattggcaaactatcccagtccactggctcatcctttggaattatgggctcacctTGAATATTTCTAGTTGGATCCACTACCTTGAATttttcaaataccactgaggtttttgatgtctgagttgaagttgtggACTTTTTAGGAATATAGTCTTCCATTTTCTCTTGGAGTGAAGCTTGTATatgaatcttcttttctgctgtggttcttcttgcactttctgatctttaggttcagcaattacagttggttgtgcaggaatttctgttgtggtttttacagcttgaagcttggccaagataacagcttgctccttcttttgtttgagcttcttagcatccagagcagcttgctacttttcttgcctgattctttcgttctcttccttcttggcttccacaaacatggggtgtccagccaccacacaaatttccttaccatttctatAAATCTTGGTTAACCTTCTTTTAAGTggtgaatcagctggatctttgtaaaatgcaattgacctagccaacagattattctcatctggcctaggtgtctcatcCACAATATCCATAAgatttttgtctgaaaacctTGAGTAGTTCCTTTAGGCCTCATGATGAgatttgcttttggagatttgatacaagatgtttggcctttttccagataattcatgctaaTGTCATTGacagaaatctgcttgacttgagagtgatgattgaagactttatctgatttctgaattggcccaaacttttgttgaatttctgcatctatctttctccatttttcatCCAGTTCCTTCTCCACAACTACAACATCAAGATTTTTAGGAAATGACTTTGACAAaagcttagcagctgctatttggattagATTAATTCTGTCCAATACTTgtggctttggcagagtaatttctggaatAATTACTTGGATGATTTATACATTTACCACTTTCTCTCCCTCACTAGATGGCTCTACTTGACTGACTTAAGATaatgatttctccccctttttgttatcatccaGTAGATTGGAGGACGAAGATTGTGTAGCCACCAGCTTTTGCAATAgttgagtttgttgtgcttgatgtagatgtattACAGTGAGAGAAACTTCCATGTCAGTCATCCTTTTATCCAAGGAGTCCACTTTTgttgcaagatcagagttcttccttagcTATCTTTTAATATCAATCATTTTGGCTTCTGGAAGTTTGGCATCTAATCTATCAGAAATATCCTTCTTTACTTAATTAATTTCTGTCttgatagaagtgatatcctgattgtgttgaaagCCTTAGATTTGATGTTGTTGCAGAAAATTGAGATGTGCCTGTAAGAGCTGCCTGGTGCCTGCATCTATTGTATATTGAATGACATTATGTGTTTCCTGGATTTGATGAATGAGAGTAACCTTGAAATATTGAAGATCACAGTCCTTGGAGAATGCCTTCATAGGCAGGCCAGATCTAGAACTGGTgtctgcttctccccctatgttcatgagCTCCTCACTgtcaccatcatctccaaagaaatcagcagaCTCACCAATCctatagtcaacatcatcaccagctctaggtggcatacctgtgatgtcatccttagctctttgcattaattgggtggtgtgcaccaagttcagcatcttctctgcattttcattgccctgtccagctaaaAGTTGATGAGTAAATtcctcagcatccaaagagatggaacctatgacagcttgatcatgctgagatagtttctctTTGTTAGCATtattggcattcattgactcactaacaatgatgtccatccttctcactcctgtacctgcatttctctcaatatctctctctctttttgcatcaatgcctccccaccctcacaccctcaccttcaccatctaaggtgggactcctgtcactcacttttgccagtcttgaagaaatggactgcatttttTCACTCTTATTCTCTCATTTTGCCTGGGAATAACCCAgtctctcactcagttcactcctttccctcagtcctaagagtgattgtactactactaagtccttTGCACTTGTGAtgattgaagaaatttgaagttgtgtagagactcccgacggatgaggaatatctattggggtagtagtttgactagccggatgactgctgttaggcacatccatcgggatacaatcactactcgacgaatgaatgatatccaccgggatagaagaaatgaatgagtttagagtggagactattgtagactccgtgcagattgataaaaatttgggtacagatgtctcaatagactcagattgaattggcaagtgagccaacaaatcatgtaaaagatgatgctcacttgcttggatttttggcttctccaatagagttaaagatggagaatttggaagtgatgtattgatcatgtcaacatccagtgagtgtgtaggtgaatttggtgtttcaggggcttcaattgttaaggattttggctgtgactccacatttattggagtcacatcaatctgactttgagagggtgcagtgactgggtctttagcaccagtttgcactgtgtgtgttccctgtgcatccccaagggtttttgatcttttctttctagcataagtttgtggtgaactagtgtccctaaccctcttggcctgtgctcctggttgggagcttgtttcaatggtaacatccttttgagaggatgaaactagaagtgagctaatttccttattaataaccacagtttgttgggaaattatggtatggctaggcttgggtacactcatctcaccagccttatccttagggtttctttgattttcaccctgtccctcaccttgcttactCA is a window of Apium graveolens cultivar Ventura chromosome 11, ASM990537v1, whole genome shotgun sequence DNA encoding:
- the LOC141695707 gene encoding F-box/kelch-repeat protein At3g06240-like codes for the protein MERGHRSKRRKRSKNSCELPQEIVYVILLLIPASILLKLRAICKSWMRLICSSDFIRAHTLLWKEDDSHLLVRCKTPFFNAQTMYLYSLFDNAISTSYDLPSPVRNSHVEGILVGCCRGVSCLSFDDGSIILWNPCTKESEKLSNSSRGVSGSYEVYGFAYSESINKFLVVCLCTSCDEVLEFVTQTKVCKGEGWQRLSDFPFGSPFYNSGKFVNGSLNWLASKKPVFNLGVVFDTNEPWVIVSFNVENETYSEIMPPKFPGNDYDLT
- the LOC141697867 gene encoding uncharacterized protein LOC141697867, producing the protein MSTNGEILLEFGSQMIVYTPKNNEIKVLHINNFGGCIEADVYSESLISPKIEQLKVEARTRSKKEEQVSKSKKHTDGGKYRDAENSKKRKFFVSGLPQKLSEAGSLSSEDDFDWVSHKSFNDLKGKQVEVERALPEDATCSSGCHLMCGHGFQSYSAPGYWYGSACIGGSSYGSFSGASSGYGGPAGASNAQ